The following is a genomic window from Colletotrichum lupini chromosome 5, complete sequence.
TCTCGGCGCAGCCAAGGCTAGGTACCTATGCGCCGTAAGAGCGCAGCGGTGGAGACGCTGAATGATTGTCGTTCGAGGAAAAGGTACTTTTATATGGCTTGCATTCATTTCAAGATCATAAGTCTTCCGacataaaataaagtaatgtCTGGTATGTAAGTGCTGACTGGACTCTTGTGTAGCTCAAGTGCATCGCCGATTCGTCGGCTGCCGTGCTTCTAGCTATTCGCAGTGTTATCGAGATTGGTACTGGCAGTTTCCCAATCACTGACCCCAGGACATGATCCACTTATGGTCAGTTCACGAATTGATAAAACCCATGTCTATCACATGCACTTAACGCCCTTCGAGAATCTCAGACAACAAAACTAGAGATACCAAGAGATGTCATGGGAGGGAGGTGTGAAGATCCGGAGCTTCGAACTCGGAGCTTTTATCGTTATCTTATCGCAGGAGCTCTGGTGGAACACTGTGGCGAAGGCCGCCCGTTCCCGTGGCGGCGGGGCAAACGGACCAGGACCCCGCGGTGACATGTCGCCCCCATCCAGGTCAGGTAACCTCGGAGCTGCATCTCATTGAATGGCAAGATTTCTATGATAGCATCCATCATTAATCCTCTTCTGCTCCAGTCTCTTCAGCCATAGTGTTGGATTGAATCCGAGACTGAGATCCTTCCATCAGCAAACTATCAGCCTATCTCATCCGGGGCGGCTCCATCGCTTCGTCTGAACTTGAAACTTGCCTCGGCCGGGACTATTCCGTGAAACATCGCCCTCTAGGCCATATTCTGTATTTCGTTCGACGACATAGTCACTTCGCATCAATCCATCGAGACGACTTCCGCATCTGCGATAAAATTCTGACAGCCTCTGCTGTAATACAAGCAACGATGGCCACCTCCGTCAATGATCTCCCAAACGAGATCCTAAGCCAGATATTCTCCCACCTGGACCGACCTGCGCCATCAGACTCGAAACTCCATGATCAACCAAGCTCTTTCATGCTgcagaacctcttttttgaCCGCGATCTCAAGACTACTTCTCTCGTTTGCAAGCGATGGCGAGGTGCCGTGCTCCCTCTGCTGTTCCGCCATGTGGTCTGGACATTCGACCGATTCGAGTTACCGCTCATGGAAGAGACGGGAAACCCTGCGTCCGCGATCGAGTTTTTGTCATTCCTCCGGGCGAACAATTTGACCAACTATGTCGAAACACTTTCAATGTTTGTCGAAGATGCCATGGGCAGCGTATCGGACGGCAGTGCCACTCTTATGGAGACAGGCTTTGCGAACAAGGCCTCGTACAGCGAAGACTACAACTGGCTCTGGACGACAATCTTTGAACATATTGATCCCACCCGGCTTACAATGATTGCGTCGCCACGGGTGTTGGCCCAGATGCTATCGCGTATGCTCTTCCTTGGGGATGCGTGGAACTTTTCCATGCCTCGGCATGTTCTTTCGCTATCACGCAAAGACAAAAGGACAAAAGAGACGCAACTCGAGGCACCGGTGACAGCATCATCAACAAGTCAGGCATCTAGTTCTGAACTCACACATCAGAAGCGTGTTCCATGTGGCCTCTTCACCATCCGCCCATGGCAGGCTCTCTTACTGAACGAAGGATCCTCGACGCGAGTCTACAAGACATACGAATTCTACCTCAAACGCCCACCTTCCATCCTCGGCGCTCTTCTGGGCGCAGAAGAGTTCCCCAATGACGAATCCATGATCCCCTCCTCGATCCGCGACCTCTCCTACGTCGGCATCTTCCCCCTATCGAGCCACTTCAACACCCTCGTCCAAAACGTCCCGCGCCTCGACCGCCTCTTCGTCCAGCTCGTCCCCCGAAACGACATCCTCTCCGACCACGAAGAAATGCGCAACGTCGACCTCGCCGATCTCTGGATGGAGCGCAACACGGCCTACTCGATGCTGTTCCGCGAGCTCTTCAACCCGAGCCCGGACAGCCCCTGGCTCGAGCTGAGCGTCTTTGAGAGCGGCGACGCGGCGGACAAGGAGGCGTGGGATATGGCGGTGCAGTTTGTGCAGTTTAGCGGCGTGCAGGGGTGGCGGGTCGCGGGCGAGGGCGTCTTTGCGAGGGAAGGGGACGAGGACGACGTCGGTGCGATCCTCGGCATGTCTCAGTCAGTGGCGCCAGCGGGATCGTCAAGATCACAAACATTGTCTGGGTGATGTTTACTAATACGGCAGGTGCGAGAAAAGACTCCCGGGTAGACTCAGACGGATGGCGTTCAACGGAGTTGCTTCGTTGCCAGTGTCTAGCGTTACGCTTTACATGAGAGACGCAAACGCGCCGTAGAGGGGCGTTTGTGGGGCATATGTAGGAAGATCAGGACATTCCTTGGGCCAGCCGTATCAAGCAGTTTATGACGATTCTGCCACGACCTAGGGCTATGGCAGGCTAGACACACGAGGTATGATGGTGGGAACTTCACATGCTAGGATGTGGGAAGATATCGTAGGGACATGAACCATGGAGCAATCACCAACTGCAAATTCGAAATTACCACCGACGTTTCAAAAGTCCCAGGCTTACATTGGCCCATCGAAAGACCATGCTCCCAGCGTTGTCCTCTGTTGTGTCTTCAAGAGAGGATGTACAATGCAAGACCCTCAATCACCTTCTCAGCAAATATCACGCCGACCCCTGGCTGTGTATTTTAGATCCGATCTAAGGCCTCGTATCGCCACCCAACAACGCCGAAGCAAATGTTTGATGTCTCGGTCTATCGCAACAAAATCGATAGCCAATGAGACTCATCCTCGAGTATCAAGCAAGCGGTGCGGTCGGAGGAGAACATTGGACTATCTCTATCATCAAACGTTTCTCCACAAGCTACCATACGGCATACACGTGGGGAGTTTCAGACGTAAAGTCAAAAGCCGAGCAGCGAGCTTCCATCTTTGAACTGAGGTTGAGTTCCGAGGTGGGGCCAAGGTGAGGCTTAAACCAACGACTGACAGCTCGCACCTTGGTAAGCAAGTAAGGAAAGGTAAGCCCTCGGTGAGCTCGGTGTACTCCACATCATGTGATTTTGCCACTCAGACGGCCCAAGCTCGTCTGACGAAAAGCGGGCGCAAAGGCGTCTCTCAGCCAATCATTAGCCGCAATACCTGCAGACAAAGCCAATTGGCGCCTCCTCTCAGTGGCTGGAAGGACCCGGTGTGGACGGTGCGGCATGGTCGGGGAAGGAGGCACTGGACCCAGACCAAAAAGAAAGTCGCACCGGACGGGAAGCTGCTTCCCCAAAATCATCGACCTATCGAACGATATACGCACGAGCACTACATCATTACCTTACATCCGCCCTCTCctctcccctcccctcctcatctcctcctcttcgtcctCCTCGTCACCATCTAACCCCCTCTTTAGCTGCGGCCACCTCCCCTTATTCATTTCTCGCATTCCTTCGCCTTTCATACCATTTACGACTGCGGCGAAGACTGGGCGCAGATCAAATCCCGACCCTGACAAAAACCAACGACTTGGTGGCCGAGCTTCCGGACGAAGCTTCAAATTCTTCTTTTCCTCATCCCTCGAATCAACAATCAATACGTGCATTGGATTGCCATCTCGAGGCTCTCAATGTCAACGCCTCTTGCATTCCGACGAACGTGAGCGCCTTCCACACAAAATACTCGACCCACGACGATTGGATTTCTTCAAGAACACATCGACTCGAACACGCTTCTCGTCAACATGGTCCTCTCTCACACTACGAACCACACCTACTCCCACCCCTTCCCGACCGTGACACTCGCCTACTTCCTCCGCTACTCTTCGCCCAAACTCAACCCGTTCTCCACCCATGTCCTCAGCACCGACACCATCGACAGTCGCCTCGACCCGGTGACGGGCCGGCTGCACACCACCCGCATCCACCTCAAGAAGTCTCGCATGCCTGCGCCCGTCTTCAAGCTTCTCCCTACATCCATCACCGGCGGCGGCTCCAGCGAGAAAGTGAGCTATGTTCTTGAGAACTCAGTCATTGACATGCGCGAGGGTTGGATGCGTACCGAGAGCAAGAATCTCAGCTTCATGAATGTGCTCTCCGTTGTGGAGAAGCAGGACTTCCGCCTTCCCACCGATGCAGCTGACGCGAACACCGACGTCACAACCACATATGTCTACAAGTCGCGTCTCGGCGAAAGGCTTTGCGGCGGCAAGAAGGACCAGATGCAATCTGCCGTCGAGCAGCCGGAGCAGAAGGAGGGTCGCTGGATGCCGGGCTGGATGAGCGGACTCGGCGCGCGCGGCGTTCAACGCAGTATTGAGAGCATCGCTTCGAGCAAGACACAGGATCAGATGGGCAAGAGCCGTGAGGGCATGCGCGTCGTCCTGGAGAGACTTAGGAAGAATGGCGTCGTGGGCGTGCTGGAGATGATGAGACGGGAACGCCAGTTGGCCTGATGGCCGTGCCCGGCTCGACGAATGCGCATCTCGGAACGTGACCTGGGCTGGAGGGGAGAGAACACCCATGTATACCATTCACCAAGGGTCATTGACGACATTGCCCGGTCCGTGGGTCACGTTCGGAGGTTGCTGTACCCCTATCACACCACTTTGTTGTACATTATTCTATGACCATAGCGCGGCGTCTTTATGGCTTTCTTTTTATGGCGGTTTTTTTATGGCGGTCGGGAGGACACGGCAAATATGGAATGGACTGCGACGGATACGGAAAATTCTTGGACTCCTGTCATGCCGTCCCTGTATGACATCCCCTCTCTTGGATTTGGCACTTACGTAGTCAAAAATAACATGTAAAAACTttgaaatatttataagctggGCCAACCCGATCTGTGCAAGTTTTTCTCAGCTGCAGAGTTGTATGTTGGCTCACGGTCCTACATAATGCCATGGATAGCTTGTTTTTTTGTGACCATTTGTCTGCGTATTCTGTTTTGTATTCACTTTGATGGGTATCACCGTTTATTCAGGCTCAGCAAGTCAATCATCTGACCAACATCAACCTTGCCTTGATCATGTCTTCTTTACTCTACAAGTTTACAGTATAGTACACTTCTATACAAAGAGTCGTGTCCGCGTTCACTTTTGCGCCTTCTTCGCTTCAGCGTTGGCAGCCTCCTCGTCGGCCATCATGGCCTCGATATCCCCAGACACAAGCCAATCCCTGACCTCGTCCACAATCTTATCCAGCGACTCGCCCCCCGCAATCACATCGGGCAGATTATGCACATCGATCCCCGCCCGGTGGTCCGTCACGCGGTCCTGGTTATAGTTGTACGTCCGGATCTTGTCCCCGCGCGTAATCTTGTGCTTGGACAGCACAGAGTTCCTCAATTGGGCGGCGGCCTCCTCGCGCGCCTCGCGCCGCTGCAGAGCCACCCGCGACCGGATCAGCTTCCACGCGTCGTCCCGGTTCCGCGACTGCGACCGCGAGTCCTGCATGCTGACGACGGTGCCCGTGGGGATATGCGTCATGCGGATCGCGGACTCGGTCTTGTTGACGTGTTGCCCGCCCGCGCCGCGCGCCCGCATCGTCTCGATCTTGACCTCGGACGGGTCGATGAAGAAGTCGCTCTCCGGGTTGTTGATGTCTTCCATGTCGCCGCCGTTGTCGCCCTGAAACGAAGGGAGGACCCAGACCGCCACGGCGCTCGTGTGCACGCGGCCCTTGCTTTCCGTCGCCGGGATCCGCTGGACGCGGTGCATGCCCGCCTCCCCGCGGAAGAGGTCGTACGCGCCCGGGTCCTGGACCTCGATGACGG
Proteins encoded in this region:
- a CDS encoding F-box domain-containing protein, giving the protein MATSVNDLPNEILSQIFSHLDRPAPSDSKLHDQPSSFMLQNLFFDRDLKTTSLVCKRWRGAVLPLLFRHVVWTFDRFELPLMEETGNPASAIEFLSFLRANNLTNYVETLSMFVEDAMGSVSDGSATLMETGFANKASYSEDYNWLWTTIFEHIDPTRLTMIASPRVLAQMLSRMLFLGDAWNFSMPRHVLSLSRKDKRTKETQLEAPVTASSTSQASSSELTHQKRVPCGLFTIRPWQALLLNEGSSTRVYKTYEFYLKRPPSILGALLGAEEFPNDESMIPSSIRDLSYVGIFPLSSHFNTLVQNVPRLDRLFVQLVPRNDILSDHEEMRNVDLADLWMERNTAYSMLFRELFNPSPDSPWLELSVFESGDAADKEAWDMAVQFVQFSGVQGWRVAGEGVFAREGDEDDVGAILGMSQSVAPAGSSRSQTLSG
- a CDS encoding PRELI-like family protein, whose protein sequence is MVLSHTTNHTYSHPFPTVTLAYFLRYSSPKLNPFSTHVLSTDTIDSRLDPVTGRLHTTRIHLKKSRMPAPVFKLLPTSITGGGSSEKVSYVLENSVIDMREGWMRTESKNLSFMNVLSVVEKQDFRLPTDAADANTDVTTTYVYKSRLGERLCGGKKDQMQSAVEQPEQKEGRWMPGWMSGLGARGVQRSIESIASSKTQDQMGKSREGMRVVLERLRKNGVVGVLEMMRRERQLA